The Halomonas sp. KG2 genome segment ACGATGCGTTAGCGCGTATCGAACGCTACACTGCCGAAGGCAAAGCCGTCTCGATTGGCCTGTGTGCGAATGCCGCGGATGTATTACCCGAACTGGTCAAGCGTGGCGTGAAGCCCGACATGGTCACTGACCAAACCAGTGCCCACGACCCGCTACACGGCTACCTGCCTGCAGGCTGGACCTGGGAAGAGTACGTGGCACGTGGTAAATCCGAACCACAAGCCACCGTAAAAGCGGCCAAGCAGTCGATGGCCGTGCATGTACAAGCCATGCTCGACTTCCAGAAAATGGGCGTGCCCACTTTCGATTACGGCAACAATATTCGCCAAATGGCTCAAGAAGAAGGCGTTGAGAATGCTTTCGACTTCCCTGGTTTTGTACCGGCCTATATCCGCCCCTTATTCTGCCAGGGAATTGGCCCCTTCCGCTGGGCCGCGCTTTCAGGCGACCCGGAAGACATTTACAAAACCGATCAAAAAGTCAAAGAGCTGATCCCCGACGACCCGCACCTGCACAACTGGCTGGATATGGCCCGCGAGCGCATCAGCTTCCAAGGCCTTCCGGCACGTATCTGCTGGGTCGGCCTGAAAGACCGTGCGCGTCTTGGCCAAGCCTTCAACGAGATGGTCAAAAACGGCGAGCTTAAAGCACCCGTCGTGATTGGCCGTGACCACCTGGACTCCGGCTCCGTGGCAAGCCCCAACCGCGAGACCGAGGCGATGATGGATGGCTCCGATGCGGTCTCCGACTGGCCGCTGCTGAATGCCCTGCTTAACACCGCCGGTGGTGCGACCTGGGTCTCGCTACACCACGGTGGCGGTGTCGGCATGGGCTATTCACAACACTCCGGGGTGGTTATCGTCGCCGACGGCACCGATGATGCCCACGCACGCCTTGGCCGCGTGCTGCGCAACGACCCGGGCACTGGAGTTATGCGCCATGCCGATGCAGGCTACGACATTGCCAAACAATCTGCCCGTGAAAACGGCCTCGATTTGCCGATGCTGAAGAGCTAATTCAACAACTTCAAGGAGCACTCATAATGACCCATCTCGATATTCAGCCCGGCAAAATGACACTGGCGCAAGCGCGCCAGGTCTTTCAATCCCCCGTCACGGTTAGCCTGCCAAGCAGTGCCGACGAGGCGATCCAAAAAAGCGTCGATTGCGTCAATCGGGTAGTTGAGGAAAACCGCACGGTCTACGGTATTAACACCGGGTTTGGGCTGCTTGCTCAAACACGTATCGCCGATGAAGACCTGGAAGCACTGCAGCGTTCGCTAGTGCTTTCTCATGCCACCGGCGTGGGCGCTGCGATGGATGACAGCCTTGTGCGGCTGATCATGGTGCTTAAGGTTAACAGCCTGGCACGCGGCTTTTCCGGTATTCGTCGTGAAGTGCTTGATGCCCTTATCGCATTGATCAACGCCGAGGTGTATCCGCATATTCCGCTCAAAGGTTCTGTGGGTGCGTCAGGTGATCTCGCGCCACTGGCCCATATGAGTGTGGTACTGATTGGCGAAGGCAAAGCACGCCACAAAGGCGAGTGGCTCAGTGCCGAAGAAGCGCTAAAAGTCGCCGGTCTTAGCCCGATTGCACTAGCTCCGAAAGAGGGTCTCGCGCTGCTCAACGGCACCCAGGTGTCAACGGCTTACGCGCTACGCGGCCTGTTCGATGCCGAAGACCTCTATGCTGCCGCCACGGTTTGCGGCTCACTGACAGTTGAAGCCACCCTAGGGTCGCGCTCACCGTTCGATGCGCGCATTCATGAAGTACGTGGCCAACGTGGCCAGATCGATGCGGCGGCGGCCTACCGACATTTACTCGGCGAGAGCAGCGACATCGGCAACTCCCACGCCAACTGCGATAAAGTACAAGACCCTTACTCCTTGCGCTGCCAGCCGCAGGTGATGGGCGCCGCGCTCACCCAAATTCGCCATGTTGCCGACGTATTGGCGATAGAAATCAACGCGGTGTCTGATAACCCGCTGGTGTTTGAAGATACCGACGACATCATCTCCGGCGGCAACTTCCACGCTGAGCCGGTGGCAATGGCTGCTGATAACTTAGCCCTGGCAATTGCCGAAATGGGTTCGCTAGCGGAACGCCGCATCTCGCTAATGATGGACAAACACATGTCCCAGTTGCCGCCCTTCCTGGTCGAGAAAGGCGGTGTTAACTCTGGGTTTATGATCGCGCAAGTGACCGCGGCAGCGCTTGCCAGTGAAAACAAAGCGTTAGCGCACCCGCATAGCGTTGATAGCCTACCTACCTCGGCCAACCAGGAAGACCACGTCTCCATGGCACCGGCAGCGGGTAAACGGCTATGGGAAATGGCCGATAACGTGCGTGACATCCTTGCCATTGAGTGGCTCTGTGCCTGCCAAGGGTTGGATATGCGCCACGGTCTAACTACCACTGCGCCGCTGGAGCAAGCAAAGCAGTTACTTCGTGAGCACGTTGCCCACTACGAACAGGATCGCTTCTTTGCGCCAGACATTGAGGCGGCCAGCCAACTCCTCGCGAAACGCCACCTCAATCGTCTGGCACCCGCAGGCCTACTGCCCAGTCATTGACTCTAAGCACATGAGCACAGCCAACGCGATAGATTCTTCACCCAACAAAGCGGGGTTCCAACTAATGAAAATCCTCGTCGCGGTCAAACGCGTCATCGACTACAACGTCAAAATCCGGGTCCAGCCAGATCATAGCGACGTCGACCTCACTAACGTCAAGATGGCTATGAACCCCTTCTGCGAGATCGCTGTGGAAGAGGCAGTACGACTGAAGGAGCGCGGCGTGGCCACCGAGGTTGTGGTCGTGAGCATCGGCCCCAAAACCGCCCAGGAGCAGCTGCGTACCGCCCTGGCATTAGGCGCTGATCGAGCCATTCACATTGTGTCTGACAAACGCATCGAATCACTGGCGGTGGCCAAGCTACTCGCCAAAGTGGTGGAAGAGGAACAGCCGGGACTTGTTATCGTCGGCAAGCAAGCCATCGATACCGATAACAACCAGACAGGCCAGATGCTCGCTGCCCTAACTGGCCTGCCTCAGGGGACTTTCACCTCCGAGATAATTATTCAAGATGATAAAGCCAGGGTGACACGCGAAGTTGATGGCGGTCTGCAGACCATCGAACTGGTGCTCCCGGCCATCATCACTACCGATCTACGCCTTAACGAGCCACGCTACGCCAAGCTGCCGGACATAATGAAGGCGAAAAAGAAGCCGCTGGACACCACAACCCCCGAGGAAATGGGTATTGACGTTACTACCAAGCTAAAACTGATCGGGGTAGCCCCGCCAACTGAGCGTGAAGGAGGAATCAAGGTGAGCTCAGTGGACGAGCTGATCGACAAACTCAAGAATGAAGCCAAAGTGCTTTGAAAGGAGCTAATTTTATGAGCATTCTTATCCTGGCCGAACATCACAATGGCACCCTGGGTAGCGCTACAGCCCATGTGGTCGCAGCTGCAAAGGAGATCGGTGGCAATATCGATATCCTGGTGGCCGGTGAAAACGTCACGGCTGTGGCTGAGTCAGCCGCCAAACTCGACAATGTCAATAAGGTGCGGGTTGCCGATAACAAAGCATATGCCCATCAACTTGCCGAACCGCTAAGTTCGCTGATCTGCGAGCTCACTAGTGATTACAGTCACGTGTTGGCGGTGGCCTCCACCACAGGCAAGAATGTGTTACCGCGTGTGGCCGCACTAAAGGACGTCTCGCAGATTTCCGAGATCATCGCGGTGGACTCCACCGATACCTTCAAGCGTCCAATCTATGCAGGCAATGCCATCGCCACCGTACAGAGCGACGATGACCTTATAGTCATATCCGTGCGTCCCACTAGCTTCGATGCAGTTGGCGAAAGCGGCAGTGCCACCATCGAAGCAGTCAATTACGTTGCTGAAAACGCAAAATCCACCTTCGTTAAAGAAGAGATAGCACAGAGCGACCGCCCCCAATTGGACGCTGCCAAAGTAGTCGTTTCTGGCGGCCGCGGCATGGGCAGCAGTGAGAGTTTCAAGCTGCTTGATGGAGTCGCCGACAAATTAGGCGCAGCCATCGGCGCATCACGAGCTGCTGTTGATGCAGGCTTTGTGCCCAATGATATGCAGGTGGGACAGACCGGTAAGATTGTCGCTCCTGATCTGTATATCGCCGTGGGTATCAGCGGAGCGATCCAACACCTAGCTGGCATGAAGGACTCCAAAGTGATAGTGGCAATCAATAAGGACGAGGAGGCACCAATTTTTCAAGTCGCCGACTATGGGTTTGTAGGCGACCTCTTCGAGGCGCTGCCGGAACTGCATAACAAACTATAGCGGCGGGTTAATTCACCCAAGCCATTACGCGGCCATAGGAGAAATACAAGTAACGCCCCCTGCAGCAGAAAAGCACTGGGGTAGAGCGCATATCCCCAGACAAACCAATAACGTCATCAATATGTTAACAAGAAGCCAATAACAACGATGGAGACACATAATGCATAACTTGGAAGCCGCAAAAACGAATCAGGGCGGGTTATGGAAAGCTGCTATCGGCAGCTTAATCGGTATTTTGTTTTTCTTTTTACCCATACCGCTGGATGACGGAACGAGCAAAATCCCTCTAGTCATTATCATCAATGCAATCAAAGGTGGCATGGGGGGAGCCGTCAAATATATGACTCTCGCACTTGCACTAATATTGGCAGCGACCTGGATCCTATCCCTAATAATGCCTAATTCGAAGATGGCTAGGTATCACAAAAAAGACGGCGTCATGAATGGCATTCTTTTCATGTTAAGCGCCTTCTTTGCCATATTATTGGTTTTTGGCATTGGACCAGACTGGTTGCTTCACGATGATGTTGGCGGCCTATCCCTATACTTAGGTGGCTCGGTCTTCATCACGGTACTGGTAGCGGGTTTCTTTGTACTTTTTCTGACAGAGTTTGGTTTTTTAGACTTCGTCGGCACCCTCATGGAGCCATTGATGCGCCCACTATATCGCCTACCTGGGCGTTCAGCGGTGGATGCCATTGCCTCCTTCGTAGCTGCTCCAGCGGTTGGTATCTTCCTGACTAACAAGCTATATACCAGCGGCTATTATAACCAACGGGAAGCTGCTGGCATCGCAACCAATTTCAGCATCTGCAGTCTCGGCTTCTTCGCTCTGCTGGCTACCATCGGAGGTATCACCGAGTATCTTCCTCACATGATCCTGGTCTCGTTTATTATTAACTTTTCGCTTGCTGCCGTCATGATGCGCATTCCGCCTATCAGCAGGAAAAAAGACGAGTACTACGACAAACAAGCAGAGGATCTAATCGAAGAGGATGACAACGGCGTTAAAACAAGCCTGTTGGCAAAAGCTACCAGCCGCGCCTCTCTGCGAGCAGCGGAAGCTAACAAGGAAGATCTCCTCAAAGGCTTTTGGGCCGCAGCAACCTTTGCACAGAAGATACTTGCCTATGTTCTTAGTATTGCCACTGTCGCACTGCTTGTTGCCACCTACACACCGATCTTTGACTACCTAGGCTACCTCGTCGAGCCCATTATCCAACTGACACAGCTACCAGATGCTGCCGCTATCGCTCCCACGATACTGATATCGATTGCAGAGATTGCACTACCTGCAATCATAATCGCTGGTGTAGATAATATAGATCCGATGAGCGTGTTCTTTGTTTGCACCCTCTCCACCGTACAGATCATTTTCTTCACAGAAAGCGCCAACGCGATGCTCGAGTCCAATATTCCATTAACTGTTCTCGAACTGGTGGTTATTTTCTTGATCAGAACGGCCCTAGCGATTCCGCTAGTCGCCATTGCGACGCACCTAATCTTTTAATGCTGTAAAAAGCATGGCCATCCGCCACTATGTGAAGGAGATAAAAAATGGAAACGGTATCTCGAGAGGAACTTCTTTCAACCCTGAGAGAGCACCTTGGTGCAGAACTCCTGAATGGCGATGACATTCCAAGCCATTATTATAGCGACTGGACTGGCCATGCCCCCTGTCAACCACTTGCCTTATATCGCCCGACCACCACGGAGGAAGTGGCACGCTGCCTTGAACTGTGCCACCGCTACCGAGTCCCAGTCGTCCCCCAAGGGGGACTGACTGGCCTAGCGGCAGGCGCCGAACCTACAGCGGATGCGGTTGCCTTGTCGCTAGAGCGTCTAACAGGGCCTATCGAGATCGACGAGGCGTCTGGAACCTTAACCAGTTGGGCTGGGAATACCCTAGAAGCCGTGCAACAAAAGGCTGAGCAACATGGTTGGCGATATCCGGTGGACTTTGGCGCTCGTGGTAGCTGCCAAATTGGTGGCAACATCGCCACCAATGCCGGCGGGCACGCAGTCATCCGACATGGAATGACACGCCAGCAGGTTCTGGGATTAGAGGTCGTGCTAGCCGACGGGCGTATTCTCAACCTGCTCAGTCCAATGATCAAGAATAATACCGGCTACGATCTGAAACACTTCTTTATCGGCTCGGAAGGGACTCTAGGAATTATTACGCGCGCTGTGCTGCGACTATCGCCGCGCCTTGGACATACAGAGACAGTCCTCTGCGCACTCCCTAACTATGCGTCCACCCTAAACCTGCTCGCGCGCCTACGCCGTCCTGGATTGGAGATCGAAGCCTTCGAGGTCATGTGGAACTGCTTCTATACTATGAGTTGCGATTGGCTTCAGAAAATGCCTCCTATAGAGACACACCACGCTCTCTACGTACTTTGCGAAGTCGAAGGGAATGCAACTTTGGTGGAGGAAGCACTAGCGGAAGCCATGGAAGCCGGGGAGGTAATCGATGCCGTGCTTGCTTCCTCCGAGCAACAAGCACAGCAACTTTGGGAGATTCGCGAGGCAACCGCCGAATTTCCCGTCAAGATGTCACCGATCAACTTCGACATCAGTCTTCCGTTACCAGAGATTGGCCATTTTGTTGAATCAGCTACCGCGGCCATCCTCAACGAGTGGCCTGCTGCAAAAGTGGTCAACTTCGGCCATATCGGCGATGGCAACTTACATCTAACAATCGATGCGCGCTCTTTACCCGATCAGAATAAAGAAACGGTGCTTGCTGCAGAAGCCATCGTTTATCGCTTGGTTGCCAACTATGCCGGAGCGATTTCTGCCGAACATGGTATCGGCGTTTTGAAAAAAGCCTTTCTACATCACAGTGTGGATGAGCACGCTCTTAGTGCCATGCGCAGCATCAAGCAGAGCCTTGATCCAAAAGGTATTCTTAATCCCGGTAAGATTTTCGACCTACCTCGGGACGCTAGCGATTTTTCATAAAATGACGATTTGAATCATTACAACTAAATTATCACAATCATGGCACATGAAATGGACATGACAAATATAACTGAGTTCAGCGCTCTTGCTCAGGCACGCTACTCCGAACTGAAAGCACAAAAGCTGTCAATCAACATGGCCCGAGGCCGTCCTTCAGCAAAACAGTTGGACCTATCCTCAGCTCTCCTCAACCTATCGGTGCCTTTCGAGAGTCAAGGCACAGATTATCGAAACTATGGAGGAAAGCGCTGCACCCCTGAAGCTCAGCAACTCATGGCAAGTATAATGGAATGTGAGCCTGATGAGGTTTTGGTTGAAGGCAGCTCAAGCCTAGCTCTGATGCACGATAATCTCGTCTATAGTTTTCTTAAGGGCAATCCAGACAGCCCTCGCCCTTGGCAGCAAGAGGATAGGGTCTCTTTTCTGTGCCCCGTACCCGGCTACGATTTTCACTTTCAAATGTGTGAATCTTATGGGATCAAAATGATCCCTATAACACTGAATGACGATGGGCCAGATATGGCAGAGGTCGAACGACTGGTCGCTGAGGATAGCTCGATCAAGGGTATCTGGTGCATCCCCAAATACAGCAACCCTACCGGCTGCACTTATTCGACTGACGTTGTGAGACGCCTGGCTAGCATGACCACAGCCGCTAAGGACTTCCGGATTATCTGGGACAATGCTTATGCTATCCATGCAATCAACGACAAGCAGGATGACGTCATAAATATTCTGGATGAATGCCGGCGGTCCGGGTGTCCTAATCGTCCTTTAGCTTTTTCATCGACGTCTAAGATCACTTTTCCTGGAGCTGGCCTAGCTGCGATGGCTAGCTCACCGGCCAATCTGGCTTGGTTCCTTAGCCAGACCTCAAAACGCTCCATACAGCCCGACCGTCTTAATCAGTTGCGGCACACTCAGTTTTTCCCAAACCTGAAGGCAGTGAAGCGCCATATGCAGCAACACCAAGAGCTGATTCGCCCAAAATTTGAGATCGTAGACAACACACTAACCAGCATCTTAGGTCGCTCAGAGCTCGCTAGTTGGACACTGCCAAGAGGAGGATATTTTGTTAGTTTCTACGCACCCACAGGGTGTGCTCGGCGCACCATTCAGCTAGCGTATGAAGCTGGGGTTGAGTTGACGCCTGCCGGTGCCGCCTTCCCTCATGGGTGCGACCCCCAGGACAGCCATATCCGCATTGCACCAACCTCCATCAGCTTGGACGAAGTACGACTAGCAACTGAAGTACTCGCCTATGCAACTATCATTGCCACAGAAGAAACAAGACAGTGAGTCCAACACTCGCTCAACTTGACAGGCTCACTGGGAAACTTCATTTTCGTTTCCCTATGAAATTTCACTGAGTAAATGAAATAATCACAATTTAGCAAGAGTATTAGAATACGTGAAAGCATCCTTAAAGGTGTTTCTGGGTAAACATTGCTAGCGAATAGTGCCTCTTCCCCAAAACGAAGCCACCCCGCTCAGTTGAGCGGGGTGGCCTCGTCAGCAAACACAGTACATTACTACCTGTATTGGCAATAATTACTCGCTATCTGTATCGCCATCGCTTGGACGCAACACCTTCGGGTTGGAGTTTCCCCATACCGTGTAAAGGTCGGCAAGTAGCGCGCCATTGAGGTCTTCAAGTTCTCCAATGGTAATTCGCTCGTCACCCTGGAGCCCGTAAAGTACCACTTCATCGCCCGGTGCCACTCCCTCGACATCCGTCACGTCTACCATGGTCGTGTTCATTGACACTTTACCCATGACCGGCACGCGCTCACCGTTGACCAGTACAAAGGCAGCGTCTGTGAAAACACGCCGGTAGCCATCAGAATAGCCAACAGGCAAGTTCGCCAATAAGCTATCCCGCTCCAGCACCCTGACGTTATCGTAACCAACGCCACTGCCTTGCGCGTAATCGTTAACCGACGCTACCCGCGTGCGAAACGACATCACCGGCTTGAACTGCTCATAATGGGGTAGATCGCCATACAGCAAGCCACCCGGGCGTACCATATCAAGGCGTGCTTCAGGCACCTCCATGGTGGTAAATGAGTTGGCGGCGTGAAGCGTTAGCGCCTCGCGATCCAGGTTAGCCGTCTCGATTAACCAGTCACTTTGTTCATGAAACGCCGCTAACCCCTGGCGAACAAAATCTTCGTCCTCAAAGGCAAAGTGGGTCATGATGCCCACCAGCTCTAACGACGCTAAGTCTTGAAGCTCTAACGCTTCCTGGCGCCCTGCTTCACTATCAAGCGCCATGCCATTGCGTCCCATACCGCCGGCATTGAGGCCCAAATGATAGCGCAGTGTCACCCCTGCCTCAGCGGCATCGCTGGAGGCCTGGCGAGCAGCTGTTATATCGCCGAATAACTCTTCCATGCCGTAATCGAAAGCGCCGCGCACTTCTTCTGGTGTCGCACTACGCACGCGCATTAAACGTCCATCGAAACCAGATGCCCGAACAACTCGCGCTTCTTCGTTACTCGCCACACCAATACAAGGAATACCTAACGCAATCACGGAAGGCATTAAATTAGCAATGCCGTGACCATAGGCATCGGCTTTCATAATGGCGCAAAGCTCCGCTTCTTCGCCCAATAATTCCAGAACACCGCGCACGTTCCCTTCAAAAGCCGATTGCGAGATTTCTACCCAGGCATTGGCACTCAAGTGTTCCGGGCTATCGACGAGCAATGCTTGGTCGCTCAGCAACGGCGCCGCATAGCTGGTTGTGGTAACGGTGGCAGCAACAGCGGCAGCTAACAGGGTTAGTGGATATTTCATTATCAGATCCTTGATTCGTTTTCATTGTTAAGACCCCACCGCTCACACTACCCCTACTAAACAATTCTTAACGATAGCGCGTGCCGCGTTTATTAAAAAAAGCAGCGCTAGGACGCAATAACCCGAAGAGAAGGAAAGCTCTTTCGCTGATTGCTCTGCCTGTAGGCGGGGCAGCTCTTCTGCTCGTCACGTATTCAAGTCTGCGTGTATTCAAGCGCCAAAACTCATTAAAACCCGCAAGCATTCCAAGCTCTGTTTCAAACCCTGTTTCAAACCCTGTTTCAAGTGCTGTCTCAAGCGCTGTCTTAAGTGCTGTCTTAAGTGCTGTCTTAAGGCCTTACCCAAAGAGGATTTAGGCCAATAGCAGACTCGACGATCTGTTGGCTACACCGTTTATCAACGCTTACCTAATACACCTGATCGGCAATATATCGCTCAAAAACACAGCAACTCGTTGAAAATCAATAAAAAATTAATTTATAGATGCAGTTTCGGTTTGGTTTGACATCAGTCAACGTAATGCAAAAATGTTGATGTTAGACGATTTTATAGAAATTTTTTATAGCCTGAGTACCATGCGTGTGATTAAACTGGGGGCGCAACATGGTTTCGAAACTGAAGCATGGATGCCCTCTATAACTCTAAACGCGATCAAGAAAGAGGTTTTATGAAGCTCTCAACATCCGTGAAATGCGCTCTAGCGACGTCCATCGCCGCTTCCATCATGGCTAGCCAAGCGCTTTATGCCGATACCGTTCGTTTACGCATGCACACGTTTTATGGCACCGAAGTGGATCAGATTGCAGCTGATTTGCGGGAACGGGTAAGTGAAGCGAGTGATGGCACTATCAACATTCAATTTTTCCGTGGCGGCGAGCTAGTCAGCAGCGACCAGTTTGTCGAAGCCGTTGCCCGTGGGAGCATCGATATCGGCCATGGTGTGGGTAGTTACTGGCCTGGCACAGTGGGTATCGGCACGATCGAAGGGGGCCTACCAGGAGCATGGGTAAGCGCTGAAGAAGCCCACGATATATTTGCCAACCAAGGCCTTGATGAACTCATCGCAGAAGCTTACGAAGAGCAAGGCGTTAAGCTGATTGGCCGCGGCTTTGGTAGCGATTATGGTCTAGTCACCCGAGAGCCTGTTTCCAGCCTGGAAGACCTTGCCAGCATGCGCATCCGCGCAACCAGCTCCATTGCAACGGTGCTGGAAAAATTCGATATTCCGACAGCCTTTATTCCCGGTGAAGAGCTCTACGTCGCACTTTCGACTGGCGTTATCGACGGTGCCATTTACGGTGGCCCTGTTGAGTACGAACAGCTACGAATCAATGAAGTAGCGGGCTACTACACCGATATCAACTTACTTAACCCAGGCTGGACAGAAAACGCATTCATCAACCCCCGCGCTTGGGAACGGATGAGCGAAGAGCAGCAGCAAATTTTGGTAGATGAGCTGGCTCAGTACCTGGAAGACGTTCACAACTGGCTTGAAGAAGGCAACCAACGGATCATCGATGAAGGTGAGCTGTTTGAATTCGCCACCCTGCCAGCAGAAGATTCACAACGCCTAGCGGAAGCATCTTTGCCGATTTGGGAAGAAGAAGCGGCACGCTCTGAGCGAAATGCCCAAGCCGTTGAAATCTTGATTAACAACGCCAAAGCGCAAGGAAGATTGAGTGAGTAAGATTAACCGATATCTACGCTTTCAGGATGGGCTTTCCGACTGGGTCGGACGAGTCACCGCCTGGCTGACGCTAGGTATTATCGGTGTACTGCTCTATGAAGTAGTCGCTCGCTATGTACTCAATGCCCCCACGGTGTGGGGGCACGAACTAGCGACGATGTTCTTCGGTGCACTGAGCATCCTGGCTGGCAGCTATACCTTACGCCACCAAAGCCACGTGCGCAGTGATGTCATTTATCGCCTGCTGCCCTTCCGCATGCAGGCGTTGTGTGACGTGATTGTGTTCTCACTGGGTATTTTGGTGTTGTGCATATTTTTCACCATGGCCGTGGAGTTTGCCCACCGCTCCTGGCTAATTGGCGAGTATTCCAACCGAAGCATTTGGCGTCCAGCGCTTTGGCCGATAAAAGCGACCATTCCAATTGCCGTTGGATTGCTAATTCTGCAGAGCGTAGCAGAGCTAGTGAGGGCCATCGTGCGTTTACTTGGCATTCCCTATGATG includes the following:
- a CDS encoding aminotransferase class I/II-fold pyridoxal phosphate-dependent enzyme; this encodes MTNITEFSALAQARYSELKAQKLSINMARGRPSAKQLDLSSALLNLSVPFESQGTDYRNYGGKRCTPEAQQLMASIMECEPDEVLVEGSSSLALMHDNLVYSFLKGNPDSPRPWQQEDRVSFLCPVPGYDFHFQMCESYGIKMIPITLNDDGPDMAEVERLVAEDSSIKGIWCIPKYSNPTGCTYSTDVVRRLASMTTAAKDFRIIWDNAYAIHAINDKQDDVINILDECRRSGCPNRPLAFSSTSKITFPGAGLAAMASSPANLAWFLSQTSKRSIQPDRLNQLRHTQFFPNLKAVKRHMQQHQELIRPKFEIVDNTLTSILGRSELASWTLPRGGYFVSFYAPTGCARRTIQLAYEAGVELTPAGAAFPHGCDPQDSHIRIAPTSISLDEVRLATEVLAYATIIATEETRQ
- the hutU gene encoding urocanate hydratase is translated as MSTNDKRHDASRKIAAPTGSQLSCKSWLTEAPLRMLMNNLHPDVAERPEDLVVYGGIGRAARDWECYDKIVETLQRLEDTQTLLVQSGKPVGVFETHKDAPRVLIANSNLVPAWANWEHFNELDRKGLMMYGQMTAGSWIYIGSQGIVQGTYETFVEAGRQHFDGNLTGRWVLTAGLGGMGGAQPLAATLAGACSLNIECQQTSIDFRLRTRYLDEQADDLDDALARIERYTAEGKAVSIGLCANAADVLPELVKRGVKPDMVTDQTSAHDPLHGYLPAGWTWEEYVARGKSEPQATVKAAKQSMAVHVQAMLDFQKMGVPTFDYGNNIRQMAQEEGVENAFDFPGFVPAYIRPLFCQGIGPFRWAALSGDPEDIYKTDQKVKELIPDDPHLHNWLDMARERISFQGLPARICWVGLKDRARLGQAFNEMVKNGELKAPVVIGRDHLDSGSVASPNRETEAMMDGSDAVSDWPLLNALLNTAGGATWVSLHHGGGVGMGYSQHSGVVIVADGTDDAHARLGRVLRNDPGTGVMRHADAGYDIAKQSARENGLDLPMLKS
- the alr gene encoding alanine racemase, which codes for MKYPLTLLAAAVAATVTTTSYAAPLLSDQALLVDSPEHLSANAWVEISQSAFEGNVRGVLELLGEEAELCAIMKADAYGHGIANLMPSVIALGIPCIGVASNEEARVVRASGFDGRLMRVRSATPEEVRGAFDYGMEELFGDITAARQASSDAAEAGVTLRYHLGLNAGGMGRNGMALDSEAGRQEALELQDLASLELVGIMTHFAFEDEDFVRQGLAAFHEQSDWLIETANLDREALTLHAANSFTTMEVPEARLDMVRPGGLLYGDLPHYEQFKPVMSFRTRVASVNDYAQGSGVGYDNVRVLERDSLLANLPVGYSDGYRRVFTDAAFVLVNGERVPVMGKVSMNTTMVDVTDVEGVAPGDEVVLYGLQGDERITIGELEDLNGALLADLYTVWGNSNPKVLRPSDGDTDSE
- a CDS encoding electron transfer flavoprotein subunit beta/FixA family protein, yielding MKILVAVKRVIDYNVKIRVQPDHSDVDLTNVKMAMNPFCEIAVEEAVRLKERGVATEVVVVSIGPKTAQEQLRTALALGADRAIHIVSDKRIESLAVAKLLAKVVEEEQPGLVIVGKQAIDTDNNQTGQMLAALTGLPQGTFTSEIIIQDDKARVTREVDGGLQTIELVLPAIITTDLRLNEPRYAKLPDIMKAKKKPLDTTTPEEMGIDVTTKLKLIGVAPPTEREGGIKVSSVDELIDKLKNEAKVL
- the dctP gene encoding TRAP transporter substrate-binding protein DctP, coding for MKLSTSVKCALATSIAASIMASQALYADTVRLRMHTFYGTEVDQIAADLRERVSEASDGTINIQFFRGGELVSSDQFVEAVARGSIDIGHGVGSYWPGTVGIGTIEGGLPGAWVSAEEAHDIFANQGLDELIAEAYEEQGVKLIGRGFGSDYGLVTREPVSSLEDLASMRIRATSSIATVLEKFDIPTAFIPGEELYVALSTGVIDGAIYGGPVEYEQLRINEVAGYYTDINLLNPGWTENAFINPRAWERMSEEQQQILVDELAQYLEDVHNWLEEGNQRIIDEGELFEFATLPAEDSQRLAEASLPIWEEEAARSERNAQAVEILINNAKAQGRLSE
- a CDS encoding FAD-binding oxidoreductase → METVSREELLSTLREHLGAELLNGDDIPSHYYSDWTGHAPCQPLALYRPTTTEEVARCLELCHRYRVPVVPQGGLTGLAAGAEPTADAVALSLERLTGPIEIDEASGTLTSWAGNTLEAVQQKAEQHGWRYPVDFGARGSCQIGGNIATNAGGHAVIRHGMTRQQVLGLEVVLADGRILNLLSPMIKNNTGYDLKHFFIGSEGTLGIITRAVLRLSPRLGHTETVLCALPNYASTLNLLARLRRPGLEIEAFEVMWNCFYTMSCDWLQKMPPIETHHALYVLCEVEGNATLVEEALAEAMEAGEVIDAVLASSEQQAQQLWEIREATAEFPVKMSPINFDISLPLPEIGHFVESATAAILNEWPAAKVVNFGHIGDGNLHLTIDARSLPDQNKETVLAAEAIVYRLVANYAGAISAEHGIGVLKKAFLHHSVDEHALSAMRSIKQSLDPKGILNPGKIFDLPRDASDFS
- a CDS encoding FAD-binding protein codes for the protein MSILILAEHHNGTLGSATAHVVAAAKEIGGNIDILVAGENVTAVAESAAKLDNVNKVRVADNKAYAHQLAEPLSSLICELTSDYSHVLAVASTTGKNVLPRVAALKDVSQISEIIAVDSTDTFKRPIYAGNAIATVQSDDDLIVISVRPTSFDAVGESGSATIEAVNYVAENAKSTFVKEEIAQSDRPQLDAAKVVVSGGRGMGSSESFKLLDGVADKLGAAIGASRAAVDAGFVPNDMQVGQTGKIVAPDLYIAVGISGAIQHLAGMKDSKVIVAINKDEEAPIFQVADYGFVGDLFEALPELHNKL
- the hutH gene encoding histidine ammonia-lyase codes for the protein MTHLDIQPGKMTLAQARQVFQSPVTVSLPSSADEAIQKSVDCVNRVVEENRTVYGINTGFGLLAQTRIADEDLEALQRSLVLSHATGVGAAMDDSLVRLIMVLKVNSLARGFSGIRREVLDALIALINAEVYPHIPLKGSVGASGDLAPLAHMSVVLIGEGKARHKGEWLSAEEALKVAGLSPIALAPKEGLALLNGTQVSTAYALRGLFDAEDLYAAATVCGSLTVEATLGSRSPFDARIHEVRGQRGQIDAAAAYRHLLGESSDIGNSHANCDKVQDPYSLRCQPQVMGAALTQIRHVADVLAIEINAVSDNPLVFEDTDDIISGGNFHAEPVAMAADNLALAIAEMGSLAERRISLMMDKHMSQLPPFLVEKGGVNSGFMIAQVTAAALASENKALAHPHSVDSLPTSANQEDHVSMAPAAGKRLWEMADNVRDILAIEWLCACQGLDMRHGLTTTAPLEQAKQLLREHVAHYEQDRFFAPDIEAASQLLAKRHLNRLAPAGLLPSH